Below is a genomic region from Vitis riparia cultivar Riparia Gloire de Montpellier isolate 1030 chromosome 16, EGFV_Vit.rip_1.0, whole genome shotgun sequence.
TAATTCAAAGATGAGAAAACACCCAACCCTATTATATTCCTCAAGCCAACTCTCCTCCTCACATGCAGCCAACCATTTATCAACTTTTTCAAGTATTTCTTTCCTGCTAAAAGCTTCCTCTTTAACCTTTGCAACTTGAAGCTCAATTTGTTCAAGGACACAAGAAGCATCCACAGCTCCTTCAACAGCAGGAATGATACATAAGAATACAATAAACCATAGAGAAACTAGCAGTATTAATGTTCTATATGGTACAAACATAATACCAGACTCCATAGCTTCAATAACATAATCCAGCGCACTATCTGCTTCTGGGATCATATGTGTCTTCCTACAGATCTCCTCTAGTTCTGACCTCTTCTTTAAAACAAGCTCTTTCATTTTGCTTGCTTTCAGCTCTTCCAGCCTAGAAACTTCTGCCTCTACCTGCATATAGTGAATTCACTTTTCCATTATTTCCAAAACCAAATCCATCCATTTATAGCTTgataaaacatgttaaaaaaaactgaaatttaCTCCTTCTGAAAAGATCCATAAACTCACATAATTCACCCATTTTGAAAAGATCCATAACTCACATAATTAATGAAGTCCACAGAGAGTGTGTTGGGCTCATTTATCTCATGTTCTGAAGCAGCAATATTACAAGTAACGTTCTGAAACAACTGTTGCTCTTCAATTGGTGTATCCATCAAATTCCATAGCTCCAACATGGAAGATGCAAGATCTTGGAGCTGCCACAATGAAGGGACCAACAAAGTCAATAAAAGAGTAAAATATTCTGAAGTAGACAATATGTAGCAATATATACCCTCTGCATTCTCTGTATTTTAACCCCTCGCAAGGTCTGTATTGCAGCTGCCAACTGCTCAATTGTGGCATTACTTATGTTCTTTCTTCCATCAGAATCACCTAAACTGGGATGAACCTCATTAACTGTTTGCTGGAAATCCATACCAAGGACCAAACAAAGAGAGTTCAAAGTACTCAGGTGGTCGAGAACCTGCTTTAAGCGATCACTCTgcatgaaaatttcaaaaaagtcAATAAGAGAATAACTTCAAAGATAAGTGCTTTACATGATATAGGAAGAATTAAACCTTCTCTATTTGAAGTGCCTGAAGCTGTTTGTGCAATTCTTCAAGCTTTCTTAAAGACAGGTCAGTGTCATCTACAACTGTCTTGGAAGCAATGTACTCTGTGGAACTATAGATTTCACTTTTTATCTTCTCTATTTCCTCCACAACTTCAAAAAATTGATTCCTTCTCTCACTTTTCCGTTTGTGCATCTCTTCCAGTTGTGGAATAATGGCCTTGAGCTCCTCTTTCAAACTTCCAGCATTTTGATCAGACTGAAGAGGAACATTCCAATATAAATCGCACTATGTTAAACTTCAATGTAACATTTATATTTCCCAGGTAAACGAGGCTTCAAGAAAATTCCTATTACTATTTACAAGTAATATGCCATATTATGCATGATTCACAAgttgattattaatttatttatcattttttaatgagTTGCAAATTTTTCTATCACATGAAATTCATCTTACATTTCATATccagttttttttgttttttttatttggtactCCAATTGTTGTTGGGTTTATAACAAGTATCTTCAATACCATTTCATATTCTTGCAAAGCATGACTATTACTATTTTtgaacaagtaaaaataaaaattctagcTGCTCAACAATTTTTAACCCAGTCAGTTATAATCTTCACGTAATACTGACCTGCCTGATATGCACTGGTCGCTCCCCCATGGCAGAACATATGGCAGCAAGCTCTGCTTCAGAATCAGCAATTGCCTGACGTAGCTGAGCTCTACATCGGTTTGCCTGATCTACCTTTCTCCTATAAACTTCTAGACACTCTCGTTCAAGTTCAAGCAGCATTTTATCCCTATCAGTATCAGACTCCCCAACTTCATCCCATATTATCTGATGATAACATAAGAAACCAGGGAAAGATAAGATTACTATCTGCAGCTGAACAACTTTACAGAACAATTCGAAAAATGTGATTGGAACAGgagatggaaaaggaaaaaatttagaattatcATATAAAGTAAATTCCaatgaatttataatttgtataGAAGGTTCATAAAGGACCTGAAGCTCATATAGAAGAGATCCACATGTTGTTTCAACTTGTAGGAGCGGATCACTTTGGACATTAGACATGTTGAAGGAATTGTACCTGCCAATTGAAATGATCACTATAAGACAAAACCACATGCTAAGGAAACATCAGTGTGGTTCAAGATTGATAAAAGAACATGAATCTCATTAAACCTATGATGCTCAACCTGAAAAAAAATTCTGGGCGACTAAGAAAAAGGTTAAAAGTCACATACGAAACGTTCTATAAAGGATAGACCAACTGAAATTGAAGGCGAGAGATTGGTGTCCATCTTGGAGTGCTTTTATATCTAGATTTAGCCAAAGACTGACTAGAACCAACTTCAATAATTGACACAATCCGATAATAAACAAAGTATACTATCTAATAAATACAGCACAAACCACAGGGCCTGTAAAATCTATAAAAGCATTATATGCATAGTTAACCTACCACCCAACGGGGCTTAAGCTTTAAGGAAAATTGATTACTCAACATGGTATCATAACTCTTGCTCACTAGATTTCTCgggtttgtgatgaaaaataATTGCATGCTTGCTCAACAAAATcagattttaaaatgtgttattccttttgggaaaaatattaagctacatataatatttatgtGCTCCACATGTTTTCCAAGGCTTTGACAGGTTCCTCATTTTGTGCTAAATGCCTCAAACTAGTATGCTAGCATATTCTTTGAAGGTACAGAATGGAAAGCAAGCTTGATATGGGCTGTACCTAagtagaaaatatcaaaatgtaAGACTACCTTCATTGTAGCTGCTAATGATTTGGTTTTAGGGTTGTGAGGTGTAATTAGGTTTGTGGATCAGGATTAAGTATTAAAAGTTGTTTATTCTtcattgaagtttctcgattcCTCTCATATTCAGTCTTTTTACATATTTAGGTGATAAAAGAAGGGTTTGATTGATACTGGCCACAGGAAACTTTCACATCCTAATTGAACTTTTCTAGttggagaaaatagaaaaatatatttaatcaagTGAATTTTACTCATCATAATTTCGATTTTCTTCCCTGATCCCTAAAAATTCCTTCACTATTCACAGAACCCTGCATTCTCACCTTGGAACCTTACAGAAAAATTATGCATCACAAACCTCATCTCTTCactctctccttcattgctaaacAAAATGACTACTCTCTGTTCCCTTAACTCCAAAACTATCCTTTCTACACTGGccaagtttgaagaaaaaaataatttccttcaCACTCAAGTTTTGCATTCAAGCTTGACTTGAAATTTGGGGAAATTTCCAAACTATTTTAACCCTAAATTCTCGATTTCGCATTTCACACAGCTATTAACAACAAAAGTTACAGAACATTTACAGAGTAACAGATCTGCAAACCGTGCGCGAAAGGAACCAACACACTCAGCTCAAACAAATCCAAACACGAGAcaattcaaatccaaaaaaGAAACGAACTACAAACACAAGAAAACTTGCGCCTCccgtttggttgatgagaaaaaaccctgttacttttcctgcattttctcggcaaccaaacagggaTTCGAACACCGGATGGGAGATGAGACGACGAACCTGAAGAACCGACGAGGTGGAATATTTGAGCGAACTTTCTATCTTCGAGAAAATTTGGACGGAAAATGTGGGAGTTGCTATGTTTGAGAGgtttgaatttgatgaaaagaaaaaggttgtTAAGAGAGAGAAATGAATAGGGGAAGGGGAAAAGTAGCCGTTGGTGAAAATGAACCGTTGAAGAGCGCATGTTGAGGATTTGCATTTAAATGAGGCGAGAGAGAGATAGAGGAAGctgatttgaatttcaaatttaagagTAAAAGGTGAGTGAAATTGATGCTATCCGGCTCTCCGGTCATTTTCTCTGCAGTATCCTcaaataaaatcacaaattttcattattcaattaagaaataaaaatgtttaatttccataattattatttcaaacgcactctaaatttaactaaaaaaatatttttctattatataatatttttaataattatatcaattatttgaggttaaaatgaaaatttatacttttttttcaaatataatatatggatgctacatttttatttaattacattttttaaaataataaaaatatatttattttaaataaaaaaatcatttttaaaatctaagggtctgtttggttgttgttttttaaaactgttcagaaaaatatttttttatgttttcgaaaaaaaaaaacatattttgtcaagttaataaaaaagttttttagaataagtaaaacaaaaaacatgtttgaaatttttttttttaattaataaagtgttgtcttccattaacttgatattataaatatataaatacttttcatatgtataattcatttaaattataaaaaaaaattatttcattttgaaaattttaaaccacttataattttcttaaacaaatgatgatttTGTCACCATGTATAAGTATatcaatttcaataatttaaggaaaaaaaaaagtttgcgAGTAGGGGTGTGGTAGGTGGATGGAGCTCACCTttgtagaaaaacaaaaaacagttaagaaaacataaaaagaaggaagagaaaatacaaaaaacaatctattctttgaattataaaaaaacaatgaaaacatctttttattgttttcaaaaaaatagtttttgaaaacacaaaaaaaaaacaaaaacacgcCCCCTttcccaaacaaattttttgtattttttgttttcaagaacaaaaaacaattcttaaaaatagaaaccaaCAGGCCCaaaatctccaatttttttttttttttaggattgatATTTGCATCTACTTAATACACATCCACCTAAATTATGATTTCTGGGATGAAAATATATGTTAGTAAAAAGACCAAAATACCCTTTAAAATTAGTATCGGCTCATCTTCCTCTTCTTCGAGGTGACTCTATGGATATATGGAAAATGTGTCATATATGATCTTCTAAGtcaatgataatttattttctctttcctttcttcACATTATGGATGCTAGCTAAAAtgtacaataataataataggaccTGAATAAATGTGACTAAAGTATTAATGTATGGAAAATATaacctaaataaaaaaaatgtgactagaatattaaaaatatatgactaAGGTACGAGAAATGTGATCGAAGTATTATAGTACAAAAAGTATGATTAGGGTATAAAAAATGTGACTAGTCTAAAGGATATAGCATGATACTAAgcaataaaatttgtaatttaactacaaaaatatgtctaagataaaaaaatatatataagcaagtataaaaattcatggaatatatgtaaaataaaataaaattcattatagtttaacataatattttctttgatatagtcatatttttaatgaaataaataaaaaaatgttacctCACCTTTAATTTGATTGCACTATCTTTGTcacaaaaatgaaattcatCTTTGATATTCTAAATTACTATCACCTTCCTTTCTAccaaaatgatttaataacaAGGAtagataaatgttttaaaatgttctgcccaaaaaaaaaatttgtctaaaaacttaaaatattttttaacttattttatatattttaaatatgttttaaaaatgagttttgcatgtaataatttatttttaattatttttcatgtttatgtaattatttttagtgaaattattaaaagcaactaaaaaatgtttttatgtgACATTCCATTATATAGGGGGAAGATTCATGgtactatataagtatgaattttttttaaccataaaaatgaTGTATTTTAAAGTCGTAAGGGCTCTTTTAGGCCCAAGACAGACATGATCTACATAATTGAATGCGAGTTGTTATAAATGGTATCATAAACAATTTCTGATCTCGATGTGAGGTTTGTTTTATAGGgatgtttgtctgtttggttCCGCAATCCCATTATGATATTGCACATCGAATAGAAAGAAAAGTTATTAgtattatataagtatgaattcttttttatcatttagACGATTTTTTAAGTCATCAGCAAAgacaaaataatatatgtacAATATTAGGTGCGGttacattttattttgaaattatcaaaagtaaattgttttaaaaagggtaactaagggtctccaaaaagcccgcggcccgCTTTAGGCCCAACCCGGCCCAAGCCCGCTAGACCTGAGCTCGTTTTTGGGCGGGCCGGGCCGCGGGCCTAAttttaggcccggcccggcccgcccgtAGGCCcgcccctttaaaaaaaaactacaaaaataaaaattattaaaaaaaatattcatttcaaaattttattcattgaatgtataattacatttaaaaatgtgggaaaagtttacatcactacaaaataaatacatcccaactaggttggcacctatttatttgtcaatcatctgtatttttcaaccacaaaaaataaaaataaaaatataatatacatttagtcattattttctggcggtgatggcgaactatcatgcatccatgaagatcttgataattttaaagattccatatcTGCAAGCATCTCTATTTCTCGAATGGAATCgtacatccttttatctgctatttcccaatctttcacacatatccctgcttcaataatatctggcgctaagttgcatcgttttttactaactactcttccacctgcactaaaagcagcttctgatgcaactgtactcacaggaactgttagtacatcacgagcaattatagaaagcacaggatatttgtgttgatgtgatttccaccatattaaatatcaaaatcttcttgatcttcaaatgaaattatatcagtattaagatatttatctaaatcagatgtattatttggagaactatttgttgtcttttttcgacttttcaacatttctagagctccttataaaaagatgaggagtttgtagatgtaggtggtaatttaatagtattaatatcattaccatatttttctttataatagttatataaattacataataatgaatttatttcatttttaatttcttcaatttttatttggtcattaaaataaataactgttaaccattcatccaaagcttcaaatttcaatctagggtccacaattaaagcaatataaaaaatttaaaggtatttctccccaatattttctaaatttttctatcatcgcaaatattgtatcattatatatttcaaaacttaaatatttttgaagtacaagaaaaatattagttatttgcgtaataactcgatttgaagttggataatatacaccacaaaaaatgtttgttgaagtatcaaaaatttcaaaaagatctcttaaaagatccgcaatatgccaatcataatcatttaatgcataaatatctgcttcacaatcattgttaattaattgtatttcatataattcaactacttttctatattttgtaatattttgtaaaagtttatatgtggaattccatctaacatattttttcttttcatatttaacattttgcaacaatgaaaaaataattcacgttttgcttgagaactattaatactatatgcaatgcctctaatttttttcaatgtactatcaacattttttaatccatcctttacaattaaatttaaaatatgtgcacaacaacgcacatgaaatattttagcatgatcttcttttatttgccaatatagttttagtctatgtattgctgcatcattattagcagcattatctaatattattgtcaatattttatcacgaatgcctaaatctataatttcatcatttattaaagatgctatatttttaccactatgtggagcatttattaatttaaatgaaattattcttttatttaatttccattcattatcaatgtagtgagcagttatacataaaaaaccagtgtgagttaaagatgtccaaatatcagatgttaaacaaatatttccttcaaaatttgcaaaaaaaaaaaaaaaaattaatttctttttgtgtataaaattttttcataatatttcatttactgtatttccagaccaacctttaaattgaggattaatacctcgttgaattgttcctacaaaatcatgagtttccatcatattgaaaggttgttctgctcttattatataatcaatcatttcttcatgacagttagattcatcataagaaaatgtttttaaattttcactttcatttttacctaattgcatataatttctaatatctacattatttttagttttacaattttcatgatgtctttttaaatgacttgtgcctgcatttgagccaccagtaagaaatttattacaaattttacattttgcttttatttcttttttattattttctaaaattatttatattctataaaaaaattccatatatttgaagtaaattttttgtttgatgatatttcatcacatggactagatgaagaagcacttgtcatattataattattgataaaatattatgccaaaaataataaaataataaatataaaaaaaaatgtaacaaaaaaataaagtagtaggggtgaagtatgttactcaattagagaaccgatgcagaaattcctagcaaatttgaactcttggagccaccaatgcttgttttgcaccaccaacaatattgtataatttgatggaaaaataaaagaatttgaaatattgtagaatgtgagagaaatagagagagaaatagagagaatttgatgaaaaaatgaaaaggaagaagatgtatttatagaaatgttaaaaaaaaaaaaatcaaaataattgacCATATGGCCGTTGGAGGCTtagctccaacggtcacatgggATGGAGctaggctccaacggtcatgtgcctttaattttttttttaaaaataatatactttatttttatatacatataactaactcaattaataaacataaaaagaatgtaGTTTAGTTGGTTAGAGTCTTAAGGTTTAAGCACGAGGGGAGGGGTTTGAATCCCCCATCTCCCTTCCCTTGGTTTCATTTTGGCTTAAATAAAAAAGCCCgccggcccggcccggcccgagCTGGACCGTGGGCCTCTTATTTACGACCCACCCGTTGGAGACCCCTAAGGGTAACAAACAGGGGTACTTAAAGCTGTTTCTGTATTGTACTTTTATTTCCGGTTGAAATTTatagcttttttattttaaatttctaattttcatttttgcataattttaatttttataatggCCACTTGAAGAAGGTCATTTCCCTTAAAATTCATTCACAGAAGTGATTACTTTTGAGGAAGGCCTGCTTCCATATGATGTCTCCAGGGCATCACAGCCATATCTCCAACCTTGAGACACCATCTACGGCTCCGGCCTTCCATCAAACTCCTTCCTCTCCTCCACCTCCATAGCCGCCACCTTCAACAACCATGCAGTGGCTCCCTCCATCTCCACCCTCAACCCCGTGAACGGTGAACCCTCCTGCAACTCAGCCTTGAAAACCAGGCAAACCAATGAAACCATATATACCTCCATTGAAATAGCCGCGGCCCCCTCGTGGCTGCACAGGCTTGGCCTGCAGGTTCAGGTCTCTGCCGGCGTAAGTTTCCTCTTCATGGATATAGGCGAAGCTCCTCGTCGACACCGAAGTACGAAGTGGGCGTCACTGTTCCTCGGCTCACTGTTAGTAATGGCCGCCAAGACGAGGACTTCGTCAATGGATGAGACAATGGGCGGTAAGTGGATgatgatttcatttatttatttagttgcTTTACTTTAAACTTCGTCATATATCATTtccataattcaaaattcaaaaggtGTTTTacatccactttttttttttttttttctatttttaaaattaaaaataatagtaatttttatttaaaatataaaaattcttgaagacttatattagaaaaataggtgattttaaaaattattttaaaaaatatacaaaaatttacTATCTTGAAGATAAATTGATTTCATTTAAAGTTAGGAGAAGTCATTTTGAGACCCTATACACTTTcaaccacttttttattttttattttaattttttaaaaaataaaataaaataattgatatccaaatcataaataaaactcaaattttcaaaaataaataagtaaatgactattttcaaataaaaccaaaagacaAAGTGGGTGTCACATGGGTCCATGGTTAATTAtatcatgattaaaaaaatattaactacGAGTTCGTACTACTAAGCTCCTTTGAAGCCTTGACAATTTTTTCACTATCATTTCAAAGCTTTTTTAACCAAGATTCAAACACGTATACTTGATTTCTTAGCTAACAAAGGACCTCTACACACTCTTAGTATTATCCTCGCATCTTTTCATCCTTTCACTAGGTTTTCACGAGTTTTTCTCAATCTTGCACAAATTTACGAGTGAAGAACTAGAGGACATATGCAAATGAAAAAAGGTTAGGACTTAGTGTTATCAAAGAGTATGCAAGTTTGGATTTGATGCACAATAAACGTTCAAGAAATGTTAGAGTCCATGTAATGATGATTTTCAAGTTATAGTAATATTTATAGCATTATGTAGAAAAACTAGTGGTAggcatattttttattgattcgATTGATTGAACAATTGATTAAAAACTAGATGTTGGGcattttttaggatttgttgGATGATAAGAACCCTGGTTGATTGATGTTCAGTAGATTGGCCCTCGAGAATGGGTGAGAGGTAGTCTATCTCGGGTTAGGATGATAGTATAAAgtcgtcttcttcttcaatggtcgtcttcttcttc
It encodes:
- the LOC117933644 gene encoding 65-kDa microtubule-associated protein 3, with protein sequence MSNVQSDPLLQVETTCGSLLYELQIIWDEVGESDTDRDKMLLELERECLEVYRRKVDQANRCRAQLRQAIADSEAELAAICSAMGERPVHIRQSDQNAGSLKEELKAIIPQLEEMHKRKSERRNQFFEVVEEIEKIKSEIYSSTEYIASKTVVDDTDLSLRKLEELHKQLQALQIEKSDRLKQVLDHLSTLNSLCLVLGMDFQQTVNEVHPSLGDSDGRKNISNATIEQLAAAIQTLRGVKIQRMQRLQDLASSMLELWNLMDTPIEEQQLFQNVTCNIAASEHEINEPNTLSVDFINYVEAEVSRLEELKASKMKELVLKKRSELEEICRKTHMIPEADSALDYVIEAMESGAVDASCVLEQIELQVAKVKEEAFSRKEILEKVDKWLAACEEESWLEEYNRDDNRYNAGRGAHLTLKRAEKARSLVNKLPAMVDALASKTVAWEKERGVEFTYDGIRLLSMLEEYTFLRQEKEEERRRQRDQKKLQGQLIAEQEALFGSKPSPSKPQSVKKASRVSTGSTGSRRLSVGGAMIQTPKPDPIHSTKATPRPGKKSDRYQIDQVRHCQDDGFTALSAGTRGLDIAGLPIKKQSFNPREIDSPMMRKPFSPISSTASSEANTMLEDLNRPQPKILHKTVSSNNIPYTTPSKSQLPPPSATDEENRTPKTMPIPVPSTPSTISVPMLTAMTPAPPPAPVPYNANPVEETEYSFEERRAGFVLPQAHLKTAIQV